The following are encoded in a window of Salinibacter ruber DSM 13855 genomic DNA:
- a CDS encoding carboxypeptidase-like regulatory domain-containing protein, producing MRRVTGGPHLAFFLCLCALLGAGQAANAQQPAPARGRATLVGTVVDSATGAPLSDVNVFIAESMRGTTTDDQGRFRLTGVPLGAQQLYVSFVGYKSASRSLNLREARPYRFEFALPETVLEGEGVVVEAERDEQWQRRFERFKSAFLGETPNAEQANIRNREVLSFDGGLGSLEAFAARPIVIENQALGYRVEYHLEDFKVTQRRTQYDGEPFFEELEGTPAQEAEWEKARREAFLGSFHHLMLAMIEDRVEEQGFKLFYRQNAPGSPPGSSSSGPPGSGGFGSGFSGGGRMSIEVGDIMTEGDGPDEHILDFQGAAEVIYLGEKQSEAYSAWREERTGRRGGRAPRYQTSQFWLERGPATVDYKGEVVERYGVTVSGYFGFERVADQVPKEYRPQ from the coding sequence ATGCGTCGTGTCACAGGGGGTCCCCATCTCGCTTTTTTCCTCTGCCTCTGTGCGCTACTTGGCGCCGGGCAGGCGGCCAACGCCCAGCAGCCCGCCCCTGCACGCGGACGGGCCACCCTGGTGGGCACCGTCGTAGACTCGGCGACCGGCGCTCCCCTGTCGGACGTGAACGTCTTCATCGCGGAGAGCATGCGGGGGACGACGACCGACGACCAGGGGCGCTTCCGGCTCACGGGCGTGCCGCTCGGGGCTCAGCAGCTCTACGTCTCTTTCGTGGGGTACAAGTCGGCGTCCCGGAGCCTCAACCTGCGGGAGGCGAGGCCGTATCGGTTCGAGTTTGCGCTGCCGGAAACGGTCCTGGAAGGGGAGGGCGTCGTCGTCGAGGCCGAGCGGGACGAGCAGTGGCAGCGGCGCTTCGAGCGATTTAAGTCGGCCTTCCTGGGGGAGACCCCCAACGCGGAGCAGGCGAACATCCGAAACCGGGAGGTGCTCAGCTTCGACGGGGGCCTGGGCTCGCTGGAAGCCTTTGCCGCCCGCCCCATCGTGATCGAAAACCAGGCCCTCGGCTACCGGGTGGAGTACCACCTGGAGGACTTCAAGGTCACCCAGCGGCGGACACAGTACGATGGGGAGCCGTTCTTTGAAGAACTGGAGGGCACCCCGGCCCAAGAGGCGGAGTGGGAGAAGGCCCGCCGGGAGGCATTCCTTGGGTCCTTCCACCACCTCATGCTCGCCATGATTGAGGATCGGGTCGAGGAACAGGGCTTCAAGCTGTTCTACCGCCAGAATGCACCGGGCAGCCCCCCCGGCAGCTCGTCGTCGGGCCCGCCGGGGAGCGGCGGCTTCGGGTCGGGCTTTTCTGGGGGCGGACGGATGTCCATCGAGGTGGGCGACATCATGACCGAGGGAGACGGGCCGGACGAACACATTCTTGACTTTCAGGGGGCGGCCGAGGTCATCTACCTCGGGGAGAAGCAAAGTGAGGCCTATTCGGCCTGGCGCGAAGAGCGCACCGGGCGCCGGGGCGGACGGGCGCCCCGCTACCAGACCTCCCAATTTTGGCTGGAGCGGGGCCCGGCCACTGTCGACTACAAGGGCGAGGTCGTGGAGCGGTACGGCGTGACGGTGTCGGGATACTTCGGGTTCGAGCGGGTGGCCGACCAAGTGCCAAAGGAGTACCGCCCGCAGTAG